From the Ostrinia nubilalis chromosome 8, ilOstNubi1.1, whole genome shotgun sequence genome, one window contains:
- the LOC135073780 gene encoding uncharacterized protein LOC135073780 isoform X3 produces MTKTKVTRNSALYHSAKVLWHLDIFRRSFRELTGHACLGPSCIFCALKELFTQLQWSSERAPAADSLRRALGGVGARFQLGCMADASECFEHLLLRVHAHVAASADRREDDACRAPHCVPHRKFAMMLVEQSVCGACQATSEPLPYTQMVHYVSATALTTQAALGEHGDSFGLLLKKAGGMGDIRDCPNACGAKIQICRTLMNRPEVISIGMVWDSERPAAEDVAAVYAALGTELLPSDAFHECVDRAWAARAQHRLVGLVTYYGKHYSTFFFHSKLRLWIYFDDADVKEIGPEWAHVVDKCRRGRFQPLLLLYAAVDGTPCDTRYAPKDIVPFPAPEPRRAVTPAPERPNNGFARRAVTPGPDNDNDYVSRKAVENMLEANRRTQLGRSLSTGSGSDTADRPRARRDSGNWSGDRNSASSASSSTFESPYMYTKGRGPGSVPGSPTRKGELSSGGSCDAGYDSYSLSSTDSLPFQQVLRHNHPMMQIPELKTVDNCKALCLEVDLLLDKSRQAENAADFERALSLCEAAAAKASAAMDESYNNAHTMTFARMKHNTCIMRARSLQRRMAGAMRMTESQQTVPVRNTKGGLESTPTTIEIYATLPKKKGSSKKSKCIDDDIDCPPRERPPRHKSREEEKVREKRSRSEDRGRARKEAPVATEKKEEAPEDKKANKKQHKIRRKLLMGGLIRRKNRSMPDLTEGADGNNEVSKEKRVSSVDDGDVGRRKGDDKSNLSGYLSEGHLEYSAASGTNPNLERSKLMRKSFHGSAVKIRKVPPPLPQRTTSQLSGPKFDSEVIDHDIQSRPPQPLPSEAPQYGYSQDMEEDGGFSEQFGEEPQSLPFLPSTYDGKPVNQYNRLDDSPPQNFHTVVTKAMIHQEQSPVKRDIMQNIQPSHNNIQNLSNAFDNGVDVVDCAMPMRRSPQMFELPPYPSPMNSVNHSRQPSEEFPPPPPPLDLTPLQDELNNIQHSRQIDVANNNEVEIPKGSLLAQLQEKRNQILRNEESIAKLNQMEAINTSGDTWLRELQAKQAALKLKRSGSIEGQLSSNTVENLSNNVRSIASRFENTVHDVDRTHIGFVGMSGNRDVINCSNQSNSLYNRRASSSSIDPKQIEEDYNDQKTSNNMSYNDRSKPKKKSVSFCDQVILVSTAEDQEDDSYIPNPILERVLKSAMNKPELTTMPLQSEKPSLQRQDSFDSQSSRSTISSLSQNSFVPNDGSHTDYVRLQNTYPAYQSAPTRPQQQYNAQKNTGVYGTAPVQTIMNQSNPSNNQIYQALPSNSAQNPSNPIPYHQPPSVYQNHSASPPNFSQNPANRLTPTAHNHAYQAKHNNLQRSVPNTYPHPPSQLHQINQAQNNAYYHRLPQHSAAPSLHTNSYNAGRQYPNVQPNPSPYQSVPTNSPAYHNPPTSYASSEYSSRYPVNSNSTNHYSAAPSPYQRVPLPHGEIPVDNYNGTYQKMTNYHDSSNQRASEMRHYANSQQQRAYNPGNNMDNPGSIDTIDHYAYQPAPKQIQKKSVSFEPGTKGGTESPVPPQMNGNYPNMSSGEGPGNVGLAMPKAPCNLCRKKFISAPALYCPDCDFYMSRFKPHS; encoded by the exons GAGCTCTTCACGCAGCTACAATGGTCTTCAGAGCGCGCGCCCGCTGCCGACAGCCTCAGACGGGCGCTGGGCGGCGTCGGCGCCCGTTTCCAACTCGGCTGCATGGCCGATGCCAGCGAGTGCTTCGAACACCTCTTACTAAGAGTCCACGCACACGTAGCAGCCAGTGCTGATAGAAGAGAAGATGACGCGTGTAGGGCGCCGCACTGCGTCCCTCACAGAAAGTTCGCGATGATGCTCGTGGAACAGTCTGTTTGTGGAGCCTGTCAAGCTACAAGCGAACCTCTGCCTTACACACAG ATGGTGCATTACGTGTCAGCGACGGCTCTGACGACGCAGGCGGCGTTGGGGGAGCATGGTGACAGCTTCGGCTTGCTTCTCAAGAAGGCTGGCGGCATGGGAGATATCAGAGATTGTCCG AACGCCTGCGGAGCCAAAATCCAGATCTGCCGGACGCTGATGAACCGGCCTGAAGTGATATCCATCGGCATGGTGTGGGATTCAGAGCGGCCGGCCGCCGAAGACGTTGCCGCCGTATACGCGGCCCTCGGTACCGAACTTCTGCCTTCTGATGCCTTCCACGAGTGCGTGGACCGCGCCTGGGCCGCGCGCGCGCAACACCGCCTCGTCGGCCTCGTCACCTACTACGGGAAGCACTACTCCACCTTCTTCTTCCACAGCAAGCTCCGTCTCTGGATCTACTTCGACGACGCCGACGTTAAAGAAATCGGTCCTGAGTGGGCGCACGTCGTTGACAAATGCCGGCGAGGACGATTCCAACCTCTCCTGCTACTGTATGCGGCCGTCGACGGAACTCCCTGTGACACGCGATATGCGCCGAAGGATATAGTCCCGTTCCCGGCGCCGGAACCGCGCCGAGCTGTCACGCCTGCGCCCGAGCGTCCCAACAATGGCTTCGCGCGCCGCGCCGTCACGCCCGGGCCCGATAACGACAATGATTACGTCAGCCGGAAAGCCGTCGAGAACATGCTGGAAGCCAACCGCCGCACGCAGCTTGGCCGCAGTCTGAGCACCGGTTCAGGCTCCGATACCGCCGACCGCCCGCGGGCGAGACGCGACTCGGGAAATTGGAGCGGAGACAGAAATAGCGCGTCGTCAGCTTCGTCCTCCACGTTCGAGAGCCCCTACATGTATACCAAGGGCCGTGGACCGGGCAGCGTGCCCGGCAGCCCCACGCGCAAAGGGGAACTTTCGAGCGGCGGCTCCTGCGACGCCGGCTACGACTCGTACTCCCTGTCGTCGACCGACAGCTTGCCCTTCCAGCAAGTTCTCCGGCACAATCATCCCATGATGCAGATTCCCGAGCTAAAAACGGTCGATAATTGCAAAGCACTATGCTTGGAGGTAGATTTGCTTCTAGATAAATCTAGACAAGCCGAAAATGCTGCTGATTTCGAAAGAGCTCTGTCGCTGTGCGAAGCCGCGGCGGCCAAAGCTAGCGCGGCGATGGACGAGTCCTACAATAACGCTCACACGATGACTTTCGCCCGAATGAAGCACAACACTTGCATCATGCGAGCGCGAAGTCTTCAAAGGCGAATGGCTGGTGCGATGAGGATGACTGAATCGCAGCAGACGGTCCCCGTGAGAAACACCAAAGGAGGCTTAGAATCGACTCCGACTACGATAGAGATATACGCAACGCTGCCCAAGAAGAAAGGATCATCGAAGAAGTCTAAATGTATCGATGATGATATCGATTGCCCGCCTCGGGAGCGTCCCCCGAGACACAAGTCCCGTGAGGAAGAAAAAGTTAGAGAAAAGCGGTCTCGAAGTGAAGATAGAGGCCGAGCCCGGAAGGAGGCTCCGGTTGCCACTGAAAAGAAAGAGGAAGCTCCCGAAGACAAGAAAGCAAACAAAAAGCAGCACAAAATCAGGAGAAAGCTGTTAATGGGTGGACTGATTCGAAGAAAAAACCGGTCGATGCCTGACTTGACTGAGGGTGCTGATGGCAACAATGAAGTCAGTAAAGAAAAACGAGTGTCCTCGGTAGATGATGGCGACGTAGGTAGGAGAAAGGGTGACGATAAATCCAATTTGAGCGGCTACTTATCTGAAGGTCATTTAGAATACTCGGCAGCGAGCGGCACCAATCCTAATCTGGAGAGGAGCAAGTTGATGAGAAAGAGCTTCCACGGCAGCGCTGTGAAGATTCGCAAAgtgccgccgccgctgccgcagCGTACCACTTCCCAGCTTAGCGGGCCTAAGTTTGATTCCGAAGTGATCGATCATGATATTCAGTCGCGCCCTCCACAGCCGTTACCCAGCGAAGCGCCTCAATACGGGTATTCGCAGGACATGGAGGAAGATGGTGGATTCTCTGAACAGTTTGGCGAGGAACCTCAATCGTTACCGTTTCTACCCTCTACCTACGACGGGAAACCTGTAAACCAATACAACAGGCTAGATGACTCGCCACCCCAAAACTTCCACACCGTCGTGACAAAGGCTATGATTCACCAGGAGCAAAGTCCAGTGAAGAGAGACATCATGCAGAACATACAGCCTTCTCACAATAATATTCAGAATTTGAGTAACGCTTTCGACAACGGTGTCGATGTAGTTGATTGTGCCATGCCCATGCGGAGATCGCCGCAAATGTTCGAGTTGCCGCCTTACCCTAGCCCTATGAACTCGGTCAACCACTCTCGGCAACCGAGCGAGGAGTTCCCACCTCCGCCTCCGCCACTCGATTTGACTCCGCTTCAAGATGAACTGAACAATATTCAGCATTCGAGACAAATCGATGTGGCGAATAATAATGAAGTCGAAATACCGAAGGGCTCGTTACTGGCACAACTCCAAGAAAAACGTAATCAAATTCTGAGGAACGAGGAGAGCATAGCCAAGCTAAATCAGATGGAAGCCATCAACACTTCTGGTGACACGTGGCTCAGAGAACTACAGGCCAAGCAAGCTGCTCTCAAGTTGAAAAGATCGGGATCGATAGAAGGCCAGCTATCATCGAATACTGTAGAAAATCTTAGCAACAATGTGAGAAGTATCGCCTCTAGATTTGAAAACACTGTCCATGATGTGGACAGGACACACATTGGATTCGTTGGAATGTCTGGAAACAGGGATGTCATCAATTGCTCCAACCAATCCAATTCTTTATACAATCGCCGAGCGTCATCATCTTCCATTGATCCTAAACAGATAGAAGAAGATtacaacgatcagaaaactagCAACAACATGTCCTACAATGATCGTTCAAAGCCTAAGAAGAAATCGGTATCTTTCTGCGATCAAGTTATCTTAGTATCGACAGCAGAAGATCAAGAGGACGATAGTTATATTCCTAACCCTATTCTAGAGAGGGTATTGAAGTCGGCGATGAATAAGCCCGAACTAACGACAATGCCGCTGCAGTCGGAAAAGCCGTCGCTACAGCGCCAGGACTCTTTCGACAGCCAGTCTTCGCGGTCGACAATATCATCGCTCTCCCAAAACTCATTTGTGCCCAACGATGGTAGCCACACGGACTACGTGCGGTTACAGAATACGTACCCTGCGTATCAGAGCGCCCCGACTCGTCCTCAACAGCAGTATAACGCCCAAAAGAATACAGGCGTTTATGGAACGGCTCCCGTGCAAACGATTATGAATCAAAGCAACCCGAGCAACAATCAAATTTATCAGGCGCTTCCATCTAACTCAGCTCAAAATCCCTCCAATCCGATACCATACCACCAGCCACCGTCAGTCTACCAAAACCATAGCGCGAGCCCACCGAACTTTAGTCAAAATCCCGCGAATAGGTTGACTCCGACGGCGCACAACCACGCTTACCAAGCGAAGCACAACAACTTGCAGCGAAGTGTACCTAACACGTACCCGCACCCACCGAGTCAGCTTCACCAAATAAATCAAGCGCAGAACAATGCTTACTACCACAGACTGCCGCAGCACTCCGCGGCGCCCTCATTACACACTAACAGCTACAATGCCGGCCGGCAGTACCCGAATGTTCAGCCCAATCCCTCGCCGTACCAAAGCGTGCCCACCAATTCGCCGGCCTACCATAACCCACCGACGAGCTACGCCAGCTCCGAGTACTCTAGTCGTTACCCGGTGAATTCCAATAGTACAAACCACTACAGCGCGGCTCCCTCCCCCTACCAGAGAGTTCCGCTGCCGCACGGGGAAATACCCGTCGACAACTACAATGGCACCTACCAGAAAATGACGAACTACCACGACAGCTCCAATCAGCGAGCTTCAGAAATGCGCCATTACGCAAACTCCCAACAACAGCGAGCGTATAATCCTGGTAATAACATGGACAACCCCGGGAGTATAGATACGATAGATCACTATGCGTATCAGCCGGCTCCCAAACAGATACAGAAGAAGTCCGTGTCTTTTGAACCCGGCACGAAGGGTGGCACGGAGTCCCCGGTGCCTCCACAGATGAATGGGAACTACCCGAACATGTCTAGTGGGGAAGGCCCGGGGAATGTAGGCCTGGCAATGCCCAAAGCCCCGTGTAATCTGTGTCGCAAAAAGTTTATCAGCGCACCGGCATTGTATTGCCCCGACTGCGACTTTTACATGTCAAGGTTCAAGCCACACTCATAG